One genomic region from Candidatus Bathyarchaeia archaeon encodes:
- a CDS encoding nitroreductase family protein — MAESGLLNAILERASVRNFDESRSVSEEDLKKILLAGIRAPSAGNIQPRTFIVIKDEKVKEMLYELCENQAFMKAAPVWIVVCLDLHRHLKAAKLTGVDYDFTGILPYTFGVLDAALSLENMVIAAEALGLGSVIIGSIIEHPQRVKEILNLPKHCLALSILCIGHPKKKPKRREKWGYRVIVCENRYKDISPRDVLKYWKKVVSNGLKRAGKKPTKDDVEKICKERSYGVAYSNHYKEEFVKEVNKKLMNFLMEQSLLKMRGVENF, encoded by the coding sequence ATGGCAGAGTCTGGTTTGTTAAATGCCATTTTGGAAAGGGCTTCCGTGAGAAATTTTGATGAAAGCAGGAGTGTTTCGGAAGAGGACTTGAAGAAGATTTTGTTGGCTGGGATAAGGGCTCCGTCTGCAGGAAACATTCAACCAAGAACCTTTATCGTCATTAAGGATGAGAAAGTTAAGGAGATGCTCTATGAACTATGCGAGAATCAAGCTTTTATGAAAGCTGCACCTGTCTGGATTGTTGTTTGCCTCGACCTTCATAGACATTTGAAAGCCGCAAAGTTAACTGGCGTAGACTATGATTTTACAGGGATTCTACCCTACACATTCGGAGTCTTGGATGCTGCCTTGTCCCTTGAGAACATGGTTATTGCCGCGGAAGCGCTAGGATTGGGAAGCGTCATAATAGGGTCTATCATTGAGCATCCTCAAAGGGTTAAGGAAATTTTGAATTTGCCAAAGCACTGCCTAGCGTTATCAATTTTGTGCATTGGACACCCGAAAAAGAAACCTAAACGGAGAGAGAAGTGGGGTTATAGGGTTATAGTATGCGAAAACAGATATAAGGACATAAGCCCACGAGACGTGTTAAAATATTGGAAGAAAGTTGTTTCAAATGGTTTAAAACGTGCTGGGAAAAAGCCAACAAAAGATGATGTGGAAAAAATTTGCAAAGAAAGAAGCTATGGAGTTGCCTATTCAAACCATTATAAGGAAGAATTCGTGAAAGAAGTGAACAAGAAACTAATGAACTTTCTAATGGAGCAATCGCTGCTAAAAATGAGGGGGGTTGAGAACTTTTAA
- the thiL gene encoding thiamine-phosphate kinase codes for MQVLETLRDMGERKAIELILERLDKMPQMPIPFGDDVSAYPIGKKQLFILKTDMLVAETDVPKGMSLWQAARKAVVMNISDFAAKGVKPLVMLVSLGVPKDTTRKELEEIAEGLNAGAREYEAFIIGGDTNEASDLIVSLSVFGLARKDHVMLRSGARPGDIVAVTGPFGKTSAGLKVLLENFKASRDIRGSLLEAVYMPKARLKEGLALNATGAVTSAIDSSDGLAWSLHELSKASNVGFLIENVPLAHEAIKFAEINGLDPLDLALYGGEEYELVLTIKPSLWGKAEKAVKNVGGNLTRIGRVTAERQIILEIKDEKRIIEPRGWEHFRKH; via the coding sequence GTGCAAGTTTTGGAAACGTTAAGGGATATGGGCGAGAGAAAAGCCATTGAGCTTATTTTGGAGCGATTGGATAAGATGCCGCAGATGCCCATTCCCTTCGGCGATGATGTTTCAGCTTATCCCATAGGCAAGAAGCAGCTTTTTATTTTAAAGACCGACATGCTGGTCGCCGAAACCGATGTTCCAAAAGGCATGAGCTTATGGCAGGCAGCTCGCAAGGCTGTTGTCATGAACATCAGCGACTTCGCTGCGAAGGGCGTTAAGCCCCTCGTCATGCTGGTTTCTCTTGGAGTGCCAAAAGACACCACACGAAAAGAGCTTGAGGAAATTGCAGAGGGCTTAAACGCTGGAGCCCGCGAATACGAAGCCTTCATCATCGGCGGCGACACAAACGAGGCTTCAGACCTTATCGTAAGCCTTTCAGTTTTCGGTTTAGCAAGAAAAGACCATGTAATGCTTCGCAGCGGAGCTAGACCAGGGGACATAGTGGCCGTTACAGGTCCTTTTGGAAAAACATCCGCTGGATTGAAAGTTCTTCTTGAGAATTTTAAAGCGTCAAGGGATATTCGCGGTTCTCTTTTGGAGGCTGTTTACATGCCTAAAGCCCGTTTAAAGGAAGGCTTAGCTCTAAACGCTACAGGGGCAGTCACGTCAGCTATTGATTCAAGCGACGGGTTGGCTTGGAGTCTCCATGAACTTTCAAAGGCGAGTAATGTCGGCTTTTTAATAGAAAATGTTCCATTGGCTCACGAAGCCATCAAATTTGCTGAAATAAACGGCTTAGACCCATTGGATTTGGCCCTTTACGGAGGCGAAGAGTACGAGCTTGTCTTAACCATAAAGCCCAGTCTTTGGGGTAAAGCTGAAAAAGCTGTTAAAAACGTCGGCGGAAATCTCACAAGAATAGGAAGGGTTACTGCTGAAAGGCAAATAATTCTTGAGATTAAGGACGAAAAACGGATTATTGAGCCTAGGGGTTGGGAGCATTTTAGAAAACACTAA
- the amrS gene encoding AmmeMemoRadiSam system radical SAM enzyme, translating to MSLGVGSILENTKKKALLTYPTVKEALFYEKLADKKVRCLLCERKCEIAESKIGFCRTRKNFDGKLYTLVYGDISAIESRPIEIKPFFHYWPGSTALTFSTWSCNFDCIWCQNFHLSKVAPEPAKAFYYPPEKIVDLALAYGDAGLCASFQEPTLLTEWAIQVFNLGKSRGIKYCCYVSNGYMTLEVLKALWEAGMDGLKIDVKGNREVYMKYCGGADVERVWRNAEEAKRLGLHVEIVNLVVSGVNDDENTLSWVIENHLKHVGPETPLHFTRYFPAYKFHKPPTKIETLEKAYEMARKAGVLYPYIGNVSGHRYEHTYCPTCGEKLIKRYGYYVLKYAVTEDKKCPKCGTRIPITGQYLGKWNA from the coding sequence TTGAGCCTAGGGGTTGGGAGCATTTTAGAAAACACTAAGAAAAAGGCTCTTCTCACCTATCCAACCGTTAAGGAGGCACTATTTTACGAAAAGCTGGCCGATAAAAAGGTTAGGTGCCTTCTCTGTGAAAGAAAATGTGAAATTGCAGAAAGCAAGATAGGATTCTGTAGGACAAGGAAGAATTTTGACGGCAAACTTTACACGCTTGTTTATGGCGACATAAGCGCCATTGAAAGCCGTCCAATAGAAATAAAACCCTTCTTCCACTACTGGCCGGGTTCAACAGCCCTAACCTTTTCCACATGGTCGTGCAATTTCGACTGCATCTGGTGTCAAAATTTTCACCTATCAAAAGTTGCGCCGGAACCAGCAAAGGCGTTTTATTACCCTCCAGAGAAAATTGTTGATCTAGCCCTTGCCTATGGAGATGCGGGTTTATGTGCAAGCTTTCAAGAGCCCACACTTTTAACCGAATGGGCTATTCAGGTTTTCAACCTCGGCAAAAGTAGGGGAATAAAATATTGTTGTTACGTTTCGAATGGCTATATGACCCTTGAAGTTTTGAAGGCGCTTTGGGAGGCTGGCATGGACGGACTTAAAATAGACGTAAAGGGTAACCGTGAAGTTTACATGAAATATTGTGGTGGCGCTGATGTGGAGAGGGTTTGGAGAAACGCTGAGGAAGCCAAACGCTTAGGACTTCATGTCGAGATTGTTAATCTTGTCGTTAGCGGCGTCAACGACGACGAAAATACTCTAAGTTGGGTAATCGAGAACCATTTAAAGCATGTAGGTCCAGAAACGCCACTGCATTTTACGCGGTACTTTCCAGCCTACAAGTTTCACAAGCCGCCCACTAAAATTGAAACTTTAGAGAAAGCCTATGAAATGGCCAGAAAGGCTGGAGTTTTATATCCATACATTGGGAATGTCTCCGGGCACAGGTACGAGCATACTTACTGTCCAACGTGCGGGGAGAAGCTCATTAAGCGGTACGGATACTATGTTTTGAAATACGCCGTTACAGAGGACAAGAAATGCCCGAAATGTGGAACCAGAATCCCAATAACCGGGCAGTATTTAGGAAAATGGAATGCTTAA
- a CDS encoding MFS transporter, with product MPERNGELSKSEKELRIVYVRSVANALGTGMINPFIGPYAVKELGASSSEMGWFQSMSNISNNVMQVFWGRLSDRLGRRIPFIVLGGLIVAVLWFPMLFVRTASQLVILISLQALLGSMAVPAWTALIGDLVPSSRLGRINATINLWASVGSISATMASGAIMTVVGGSVRSQIMIPIAVATACGLLSSLVMFYVKAEKTSKNCGEVKKNFMKDLFDIVKVAEKSQDFIKYCTCSAVFNFFMSIAWPLFAITQVKVLKASMLEIALLSVVQGIFTIIFIGWAGKLADTVGRKPLLILVRFSYVSVPLAYAFSPSIYVLIAIGAFWGAAAAFEQASVTTYLLDVSPEIHRGSFIAFYNLLIGVVTFFGSLIGGYLSDLTVGIYGLVLGLQIVYIVSAIGRFIGATTYFRLRETLKGRKP from the coding sequence ATGCCGGAGAGAAATGGCGAGCTGTCCAAGAGTGAGAAGGAGCTGAGAATTGTCTATGTTCGTTCAGTAGCTAACGCTCTAGGAACTGGTATGATAAACCCGTTCATCGGTCCCTATGCGGTCAAGGAGTTGGGCGCCTCCTCCTCTGAAATGGGGTGGTTCCAGTCGATGAGCAACATATCAAACAATGTTATGCAGGTTTTCTGGGGGAGGCTAAGCGACAGACTTGGAAGGAGAATTCCCTTCATTGTTTTGGGCGGCTTGATTGTTGCCGTACTTTGGTTTCCAATGTTGTTTGTGAGGACTGCAAGCCAGCTGGTTATATTAATTAGCTTGCAGGCGCTCCTCGGCTCTATGGCTGTCCCAGCTTGGACCGCCTTAATAGGTGACTTGGTTCCATCTTCACGCTTGGGAAGGATCAACGCCACAATCAATCTGTGGGCTTCTGTGGGGAGTATTTCAGCCACCATGGCTTCTGGAGCCATCATGACGGTCGTTGGAGGTTCTGTGAGGAGCCAGATTATGATTCCAATAGCCGTCGCGACGGCATGCGGACTATTATCATCACTTGTTATGTTCTATGTTAAAGCTGAAAAAACCAGCAAAAACTGTGGCGAAGTGAAGAAAAATTTCATGAAAGATTTATTTGATATAGTAAAGGTTGCAGAGAAATCCCAAGACTTTATTAAATATTGCACTTGCAGCGCGGTCTTCAATTTCTTCATGTCAATCGCTTGGCCGCTGTTCGCTATAACGCAGGTTAAAGTTTTGAAGGCTTCAATGTTGGAAATAGCGTTGCTCTCTGTTGTTCAAGGAATATTCACGATAATTTTTATTGGATGGGCTGGAAAGCTCGCCGACACCGTTGGCAGAAAACCGCTACTTATCCTGGTAAGATTCAGCTATGTTTCAGTTCCTTTAGCTTATGCTTTTTCTCCAAGCATTTATGTTTTAATAGCCATAGGTGCTTTTTGGGGTGCTGCTGCAGCTTTTGAACAGGCAAGTGTGACCACTTATCTGCTTGATGTTTCTCCAGAGATACATAGGGGAAGCTTTATAGCATTCTACAACCTATTGATAGGAGTTGTGACATTTTTCGGCTCTCTCATAGGCGGCTACCTATCTGACTTGACGGTCGGCATATACGGCTTGGTTTTGGGGTTGCAAATAGTCTATATCGTCTCCGCCATTGGAAGATTCATTGGGGCTACAACATATTTTAGGTTGAGGGAAACCCTTAAGGGCAGAAAACCCTAA